The Streptomyces sp. NBC_01426 genome includes a region encoding these proteins:
- a CDS encoding ATP-binding protein, whose translation MPPTTAELVHDQSLGNLLDHCDVELAGLPAPQRTARVALTSFLDDVDEGQLDDAKLVASELIANAVKHGRGAVLIRIEVYELGTALGVVDLGHDTGVLPSHPRNSSVEPDTAATCGRGLFIVQNLANTWSVEETANGKIVIAVLTREGSR comes from the coding sequence TTGCCTCCGACTACCGCCGAGCTGGTCCATGACCAGAGCCTCGGAAATCTGCTAGACCACTGCGATGTCGAGCTTGCAGGACTTCCGGCCCCGCAACGCACCGCACGCGTTGCGCTCACCAGCTTCCTGGACGATGTCGACGAGGGACAGCTCGATGACGCCAAGCTGGTCGCAAGTGAACTCATTGCCAACGCCGTCAAGCACGGCCGCGGCGCGGTCCTCATAAGGATCGAGGTCTACGAACTTGGCACGGCGCTGGGCGTCGTCGACCTGGGTCATGACACCGGCGTCCTCCCCTCACACCCGCGCAACTCGTCCGTGGAGCCGGACACCGCGGCCACATGCGGACGCGGATTGTTCATCGTCCAGAACCTCGCCAACACCTGGTCGGTCGAGGAAACCGCGAACGGAAAGATCGTCATCGCTGTGCTGACGCGGGAAGGATCTCGCTGA
- a CDS encoding aldo/keto reductase, translated as MTDLDTMSRHLGQGLLAHPLGVNLGAVGLAGSPTRGEDDGPFLDGLRRAVELGANLFDAADSYGAGRAERMLGRLLREYPDQTFLISSKVGKIRGSAPHAYADRHIHHQLQQTLENLYAEELDLYTLDSWDFGPQDRYLGTAIDQMHTLREVGAIKAIGMRGPYTPAEATPAERAACAERFLHLFRLIRPNVIWTRCNALTPTITLEGEDLFAFTARHGVGVILAAPKALGLRNALAPAGAEKAPCGLESLYARFGDTPGTLTRLALLSGVQRAGHCATVVGFTSEAQLEESFGSLSGPVLTAVELRLLDDAYARVRAQMHPKPKERLAAGTGL; from the coding sequence ATGACCGACTTGGACACCATGAGTCGTCATCTGGGACAGGGCCTCTTAGCTCATCCCCTGGGCGTCAACCTCGGCGCCGTCGGACTGGCGGGGAGCCCCACCCGCGGCGAGGACGATGGTCCCTTCCTCGACGGCCTGCGCCGCGCCGTGGAGCTCGGCGCCAACCTCTTCGACGCAGCGGACTCCTACGGAGCCGGGCGGGCCGAACGAATGCTGGGGCGCCTGCTGAGGGAGTATCCGGATCAGACTTTCCTGATCAGCAGCAAGGTCGGGAAGATCCGAGGCTCCGCGCCGCACGCCTACGCCGACCGGCACATCCACCACCAGCTGCAGCAGACACTGGAGAACCTCTACGCCGAGGAGCTGGACCTCTACACCCTGGACTCGTGGGACTTCGGCCCTCAAGACCGCTACCTGGGCACCGCAATCGATCAGATGCACACCCTGCGGGAAGTCGGCGCCATCAAGGCCATCGGAATGCGGGGGCCATACACGCCCGCCGAAGCGACTCCCGCCGAACGCGCCGCCTGCGCCGAGCGATTCCTCCACCTCTTCCGGCTCATCAGACCGAACGTCATCTGGACTCGATGCAACGCCCTGACGCCGACCATCACGCTGGAAGGCGAAGACCTCTTCGCCTTCACGGCACGCCACGGGGTCGGCGTGATCCTCGCGGCGCCGAAGGCCCTGGGTCTCCGGAACGCTCTCGCTCCGGCCGGCGCCGAGAAGGCACCCTGTGGGCTTGAGTCGCTGTACGCCAGATTCGGTGACACTCCGGGAACGCTGACCCGGCTCGCGTTGCTGTCTGGCGTTCAGCGCGCCGGCCACTGTGCCACGGTCGTCGGCTTCACCAGTGAGGCTCAGCTCGAAGAGAGCTTCGGGTCTCTTTCCGGACCCGTCCTCACGGCCGTCGAGCTGCGGCTGCTCGACGACGCGTACGCCCGAGTCCGCGCGCAGATGCACCCGAAGCCGAAGGAGAGGCTGGCGGCCGGCACCGGACTGTGA